Proteins from a single region of Salvelinus fontinalis isolate EN_2023a chromosome 15, ASM2944872v1, whole genome shotgun sequence:
- the vcpkmt gene encoding protein-lysine methyltransferase METTL21D isoform X2, with protein sequence MAEHTLHHNNYFTRDVEKNDGSVLKIKQCFKGDVGCVVWDAAIVLSKYLETKPLYDPCSGVNMWASKNILELGAGTGVVGLMAASLGAQVTVTDLEDLQSLLQVNIQDNQELVSSGSIEAKSVKPLVETLKHLVGPETTIICCYEQRTVGVNPKVEKQFFELLLQDFQSEEIPLNKQDPEYNSPDIRILHIRRTV encoded by the exons ATGGCGGAGCATACCTTACACCACAATAATTATTTTACAAGAGACGTTGAGAAAAACGACGGATCTGTCTTGAAAATCAAACAGTGCTTTAAAGGAGACGTCGGTTGTGTGGTGTGGGACGCAGCAATTGTCCTGTCAAAATATTTAGAAACTAAACCGTTGTATGACCCTTGCTCGGGCGTGAACATGTGGGCTAGCAAAAACATTCTAGAGttaggagcaggaacaggagtaGTGGGCCTTATGGCAGCATCTTTGGG AGCTCAGGTTACTGTGACAGACCTCGAGGACCTGCAGTCTCTACTCCAAGTCAATATCCAAGACAACCAGGAACTTGTCAGCAGTGGATCCATCGAAGCCAAG TCCGTGAAGCCACTGGTGGAAACCCTGAAGCACCTGGTTGGACCAGAGACCACCATCATATGCTGCTATGAGCAACGCACAGTGGGTGTCAACCCCAAAGTGGAGAAACAATTTTTTGAG TTGCTTCTACAAGacttccagtctgaggagatccCTTTGAACAAGCAGGACCCAGAGTATAACAGTCCTGATATCCGCATCCTTCACATTCGCAGAACTgtctga
- the vcpkmt gene encoding protein-lysine methyltransferase METTL21D isoform X1 gives MAEHTLHHNNYFTRDVEKNDGSVLKIKQCFKGDVGCVVWDAAIVLSKYLETKPLYDPCSGVNMWASKNILELGAGTGVVGLMAASLGAQVTVTDLEDLQSLLQVNIQDNQELVSSGSIEAKVLKWGENVSEFLPHPHFILMADCIYYEQSVKPLVETLKHLVGPETTIICCYEQRTVGVNPKVEKQFFELLLQDFQSEEIPLNKQDPEYNSPDIRILHIRRTV, from the exons ATGGCGGAGCATACCTTACACCACAATAATTATTTTACAAGAGACGTTGAGAAAAACGACGGATCTGTCTTGAAAATCAAACAGTGCTTTAAAGGAGACGTCGGTTGTGTGGTGTGGGACGCAGCAATTGTCCTGTCAAAATATTTAGAAACTAAACCGTTGTATGACCCTTGCTCGGGCGTGAACATGTGGGCTAGCAAAAACATTCTAGAGttaggagcaggaacaggagtaGTGGGCCTTATGGCAGCATCTTTGGG AGCTCAGGTTACTGTGACAGACCTCGAGGACCTGCAGTCTCTACTCCAAGTCAATATCCAAGACAACCAGGAACTTGTCAGCAGTGGATCCATCGAAGCCAAGGTACTAAAATG GGGTGAAAATGTGTCAGAGTTTCTACCACACCCACATTTTATCCTGATGGCGGACTGCATTTATTATGAACAG TCCGTGAAGCCACTGGTGGAAACCCTGAAGCACCTGGTTGGACCAGAGACCACCATCATATGCTGCTATGAGCAACGCACAGTGGGTGTCAACCCCAAAGTGGAGAAACAATTTTTTGAG TTGCTTCTACAAGacttccagtctgaggagatccCTTTGAACAAGCAGGACCCAGAGTATAACAGTCCTGATATCCGCATCCTTCACATTCGCAGAACTgtctga